One Sparus aurata chromosome 5, fSpaAur1.1, whole genome shotgun sequence genomic window carries:
- the ptrh1 gene encoding peptidyl-tRNA hydrolase isoform X1, which yields MGRLKKVTGLSKLCRYLSLFLKTLMNFVTMRGLLTRVVNRVLLSELFTPAMGIEAEMHTEGRRRMVVGLGNPGMESTRHSVGMAVLGALATRFSLADRWRGDKHVSGEVIVSEIEHTHVVLLRPRLLMNVNGVSVAKAARKYGIRPEDIMLVHDELDKPLGKIAVKHGGSARGHNGVRSCVDCLQTDVMPRLRVGIGRPVGQMSVERHVLSRFSSEERKVLDSVLAQSVDILLSQFLQQESQSPSSPAGGRQAAQKRKEREISDPPVKDSAAAQT from the exons ATGGGCCGACTTAAGAAAGTCACAGGTTTGAGTAAATTGTGCCGGTATTTGTCACTCTTTTTAAAGACACTGATGAACTTTGTCACAATGAGAGGACTTTTAACACGAGTCGTAAACCGAGTTTTGCTGAGTGAGCTGTTTACACCGGCCATGGGTATTGAAGCAGAAATGCACACAGAAGGCAGGCGAAGGATG gtGGTGGGGCTGGGTAACCCAGGGATGGAGAGTACCAGACACAGCGTCGGCATGGCGGTGCTCGGAGCGCTCGCCACCCGGTTCAGCTTGGCTGACCGCTGGCGTGGTGACAAGCACGTGTCGGGTGAGGTCATCGTGTCAGAGATAGAACACACACATGTGGTGCTGCTCCGTCCCAGGCTACTGATGAACGTCAACGGAGTGTCAGTGGCCAAAGCAG CTCGTAAATACGGCATCAGGCCTGAAGACATCATGCTGGTCCACGATGAACTGGACAAACCTCTGGGGAAGATCGCCGTCAAACATGGAGGAAGTGCCAG AGGTCACAATGGTGTGCGCTCCTGTGTAGACTGTCTTCAGACCGAT GTGATGCCCAGACTTCGGGTCGGGATCGGCCGGCCGGTGGGGCAAATGTCGGTGGAGCGTCATGTCCTGAGCCGGTTCTCTTCAGAGGAGCGGAAAGTTCTGGACTCTGTTCTTGCCCAAAGTGTAGACATCCTCCTCTCCCAGTTCCTCCAGCAGGAATCCCAGTCCCCCTCctcaccagcagggggcagacaggcagcacagaagaggaaggagagggagatcTCAGACCCTCCAGTTAAggattctgctgctgctcagacatGA
- the LOC115581715 gene encoding natterin-3-like isoform X2 translates to MKLSALLLLALLALSSASLQDIVKKSAQHRKTSLLNPELEGLVPEPTGNNVVSAPLTPADLEQQQGLPSSIFGDNVNLEWLTWGGSLPNGAVAIYNGYTERTDYICKYQCEAGFYNPSLGPYCRYPYGDREYYAAEFEILANKDNFEFLEWKEDSYGSVPQHSVRTCSGVGIYVGKNKYGLGKVVPQFEAFFLPWEGDEYWYKNYQVLTINRDAYTQHITDVKYAIDEVALFQYPPETMRISGVTNNDCQTVVKTVIISKTSEVETTWNIGRSTMLGITGSITAKIPLIGSAGVELSGEKTLQFSRGTTLVEVLSHSVSVELKVPPNHSCRVRMEGRKMKADIPYTARLSRTYRNGETQWTSISGTYDGVQIGEVRAVVDRCEPVVDALPCP, encoded by the exons ATGAAGCTGTCAGCGTTGTTGCTGCTGGCCCTGCTGGCCCTGTCATCAGCCAGTCTGCAGGACATTGTGAAGAAGAGCGCACAGCACAGAAAAA CTTCCTTACTGAACCCAGAGCTGGAGGGACTGGTGCCTGAACCCACTGGTAACAATGTGGTGTCGGCTCCTCTGACTCCTGCTGacttggagcagcagcagggtctACCTTCCTCCATTTTCGGTGATAACGTGAACCTGGAGTGGCTGACCTGGGGCGGCTCTCTGCCCAATGGAGCCGTTGCAATCTACAACGGTTACACGGAGCGCACCGACTATATCTGCAAGTACCAATGCGAGGCCGGCTTCTACAACCCCAGCCTGGGCCCATACTGCCGCTACCCCTATGGAGACCGTGAGTACTATGCTGCTGAGTTTGAGATCCTGGCCAACAAAGACAACTTTGAGTTTCTGGAGTGGAAGGAAGACTCCTATGGTTCAGTGCCCCAGCATTCTGTCAGGACCTGTTCCGGTGTTGGCATCTATGTTGGGAAGAACAAGTACGGTCTCGGGAAGGTTGTTCCACAGTTTGAAGCCTTCTTCTTGCCTTGGGAGGGCGATGAGTATTGGTACAAGAACTACCAGGTCCTGACCATCAACAGGGATGCCTACACACAGCACATCACTGACGTCAAGTACGCCATTGATGAGGTCGCCCTCTTCCAGTATCCTCCTGAGACCATGCGCATTTCCGGGGTCACCAACAACGACTGCCAGACAGTGGTGAAGACAGTCATCATCTCAAAGACCTCAGAGGTGGAGACCACCTGGAACATTGGCCGTTCCACCATGCTGGGTATCACAGGCAGCATCACAGCTAAAATCCCCCTCATCGGCTCTGCGGGTGTTGAGCTGAGTGGCGAGAAGACGCTCCAGTTCTCCAGAGGAACCACCCTGGTGGAGGTACTCAGCCACTCCGTGTCCGTGGAGCTCAAAGTCCCACCGAACCACTCATGCAGAGTCCGCATGGAGGGACGAAAGATGAAAGCCGATATCCCCTACACAGCTCGCCTCAGCCGCACCTACCGTAACGGGGAGACCCAGTGGACATCCATCTCTGGGACGTATGATGGAGTCCAGATTGGAGAAGTCCGGGCCGTGGTGGACCGCTGTGAACCTGTGGTCGACGCCCTGCCATGCCCCTGA
- the ptrh1 gene encoding peptidyl-tRNA hydrolase isoform X2 — MNFVTMRGLLTRVVNRVLLSELFTPAMGIEAEMHTEGRRRMVVGLGNPGMESTRHSVGMAVLGALATRFSLADRWRGDKHVSGEVIVSEIEHTHVVLLRPRLLMNVNGVSVAKAARKYGIRPEDIMLVHDELDKPLGKIAVKHGGSARGHNGVRSCVDCLQTDVMPRLRVGIGRPVGQMSVERHVLSRFSSEERKVLDSVLAQSVDILLSQFLQQESQSPSSPAGGRQAAQKRKEREISDPPVKDSAAAQT, encoded by the exons ATGAACTTTGTCACAATGAGAGGACTTTTAACACGAGTCGTAAACCGAGTTTTGCTGAGTGAGCTGTTTACACCGGCCATGGGTATTGAAGCAGAAATGCACACAGAAGGCAGGCGAAGGATG gtGGTGGGGCTGGGTAACCCAGGGATGGAGAGTACCAGACACAGCGTCGGCATGGCGGTGCTCGGAGCGCTCGCCACCCGGTTCAGCTTGGCTGACCGCTGGCGTGGTGACAAGCACGTGTCGGGTGAGGTCATCGTGTCAGAGATAGAACACACACATGTGGTGCTGCTCCGTCCCAGGCTACTGATGAACGTCAACGGAGTGTCAGTGGCCAAAGCAG CTCGTAAATACGGCATCAGGCCTGAAGACATCATGCTGGTCCACGATGAACTGGACAAACCTCTGGGGAAGATCGCCGTCAAACATGGAGGAAGTGCCAG AGGTCACAATGGTGTGCGCTCCTGTGTAGACTGTCTTCAGACCGAT GTGATGCCCAGACTTCGGGTCGGGATCGGCCGGCCGGTGGGGCAAATGTCGGTGGAGCGTCATGTCCTGAGCCGGTTCTCTTCAGAGGAGCGGAAAGTTCTGGACTCTGTTCTTGCCCAAAGTGTAGACATCCTCCTCTCCCAGTTCCTCCAGCAGGAATCCCAGTCCCCCTCctcaccagcagggggcagacaggcagcacagaagaggaaggagagggagatcTCAGACCCTCCAGTTAAggattctgctgctgctcagacatGA
- the LOC115581715 gene encoding natterin-3-like isoform X1 codes for MIMMKLSALLLLALLALSSASLQDIVKKSAQHRKTSLLNPELEGLVPEPTGNNVVSAPLTPADLEQQQGLPSSIFGDNVNLEWLTWGGSLPNGAVAIYNGYTERTDYICKYQCEAGFYNPSLGPYCRYPYGDREYYAAEFEILANKDNFEFLEWKEDSYGSVPQHSVRTCSGVGIYVGKNKYGLGKVVPQFEAFFLPWEGDEYWYKNYQVLTINRDAYTQHITDVKYAIDEVALFQYPPETMRISGVTNNDCQTVVKTVIISKTSEVETTWNIGRSTMLGITGSITAKIPLIGSAGVELSGEKTLQFSRGTTLVEVLSHSVSVELKVPPNHSCRVRMEGRKMKADIPYTARLSRTYRNGETQWTSISGTYDGVQIGEVRAVVDRCEPVVDALPCP; via the exons ATGATCATG ATGAAGCTGTCAGCGTTGTTGCTGCTGGCCCTGCTGGCCCTGTCATCAGCCAGTCTGCAGGACATTGTGAAGAAGAGCGCACAGCACAGAAAAA CTTCCTTACTGAACCCAGAGCTGGAGGGACTGGTGCCTGAACCCACTGGTAACAATGTGGTGTCGGCTCCTCTGACTCCTGCTGacttggagcagcagcagggtctACCTTCCTCCATTTTCGGTGATAACGTGAACCTGGAGTGGCTGACCTGGGGCGGCTCTCTGCCCAATGGAGCCGTTGCAATCTACAACGGTTACACGGAGCGCACCGACTATATCTGCAAGTACCAATGCGAGGCCGGCTTCTACAACCCCAGCCTGGGCCCATACTGCCGCTACCCCTATGGAGACCGTGAGTACTATGCTGCTGAGTTTGAGATCCTGGCCAACAAAGACAACTTTGAGTTTCTGGAGTGGAAGGAAGACTCCTATGGTTCAGTGCCCCAGCATTCTGTCAGGACCTGTTCCGGTGTTGGCATCTATGTTGGGAAGAACAAGTACGGTCTCGGGAAGGTTGTTCCACAGTTTGAAGCCTTCTTCTTGCCTTGGGAGGGCGATGAGTATTGGTACAAGAACTACCAGGTCCTGACCATCAACAGGGATGCCTACACACAGCACATCACTGACGTCAAGTACGCCATTGATGAGGTCGCCCTCTTCCAGTATCCTCCTGAGACCATGCGCATTTCCGGGGTCACCAACAACGACTGCCAGACAGTGGTGAAGACAGTCATCATCTCAAAGACCTCAGAGGTGGAGACCACCTGGAACATTGGCCGTTCCACCATGCTGGGTATCACAGGCAGCATCACAGCTAAAATCCCCCTCATCGGCTCTGCGGGTGTTGAGCTGAGTGGCGAGAAGACGCTCCAGTTCTCCAGAGGAACCACCCTGGTGGAGGTACTCAGCCACTCCGTGTCCGTGGAGCTCAAAGTCCCACCGAACCACTCATGCAGAGTCCGCATGGAGGGACGAAAGATGAAAGCCGATATCCCCTACACAGCTCGCCTCAGCCGCACCTACCGTAACGGGGAGACCCAGTGGACATCCATCTCTGGGACGTATGATGGAGTCCAGATTGGAGAAGTCCGGGCCGTGGTGGACCGCTGTGAACCTGTGGTCGACGCCCTGCCATGCCCCTGA
- the LOC115581714 gene encoding natterin-3-like: MRWCVAVVFAVLQLCSPALQADPLLYISQLQDGQERPKAWLNPTLENVFPSREVTKPALIRDIPQAEMKSQSPPMFGEHTNLKWVAWDGSLPNGAVAIFNGYTERTDYVCKVNCEAGFYTPSKGGFCQYPYADREYRSSKFEVLVNVDHFEFLQWVEDSYGSVPNYAVKTCPNSDIYVGKNKYGLGKVVTQHEAFFLPWEGDEYWYKSYQVLAINRDSYSQHISHVEYAIDQMELFHHPPEALQFARVTNLECRNVEKMVKLEKTTTMEKTWDIGRETRNGSVSTMTAKVPILGPGNVDFSKEQTVTFSEGTKMVESISHAVSVNLEVPPNHSCAVRMEGRKMTADIPFTGRLSRTNHNGDTHWTYITGTYDGVSVGEINAVVERCQPVTDAVPCSPPQD; this comes from the exons ATGAGGTggtgtgttgctgttgtgttcGCAGTGCTGCAGCTGTGCAGCCCAGCGCTGCAGGCTGACCCACTGCTCtacatctcccagctgcagGACGGGCAGGAGCGACCCA AGGCATGGCTAAACCCAACACTGGAAAATGTTTTCCCTTCCCGGGAAGTCACCAAACCTGCTTTGATTAGAGACATCCCACAAGCTGAGATGAAGTCACAATCCCCCCCCATGTTTGGTGAACACACCAACCTCAAGTGGGTCGCCTGGGACGGCTCCCTCCCAAACGGAGCTGTTGCCATCTTCAATGGCTACACCGAGCGCACCGACTACGTGTGCAAAGTCAACTGCGAGGCCGGCTTCTACACTCCCAGCAAAGGGGGCTTCTGCCAGTACCCTTACGCCGACAGAGAGTACAGGTCATCCAAGTTTGAAGTGCTGGTCAACGTGGACCACTTTGAGTTCCTGCAGTGGGTCGAAGATTCGTACGGTTCAGTCCCCAATTATGCTGTCAAAACGTGCCCCAACTCAGACATCTATGTGGGTAAAAACAAGTACGGTCTTGGCAAAGTGGTGACCCAACATGAGGCCTTCTTCCTTCCGTGGGAGGGTGATGAGTACTGGTACAAGAGCTACCAGGTTCTCGCTATCAACAGAGACAGCTACAGCCAGCACATCTCTCACGTGGAGTACGCCATCGACCAGATGGAGCTGTTCCACCATCCGCCGGAGGCCCTGCAGTTCGCCAGAGTCACCAACCTAGAGTGCAGAAATGTGGAGAAGATGGTGAAACTGGAGAAGACCACCACGATGGAGAAGACCTGGGACATTGGCAGAGAGACCCGCAACGGCTCCGTCTCCACTATGACAGCCAAAGTGCCCATCCTCGGCCCGGGGAACGTGGACTTCTCCAAGGAGCAGACGGTCACCTTCTCAGAGGGAACCAAAATGGTGGAGTCCATCAGTCATGCTGTCTCTGTGAACCTGGAAGTCCCACCCAACCACTCCTGCGCCGTGAGGATGGAAGGCAGGAAGATGACGGCTGACATCCCCTTCACCGGCAGGCTGAGCAGGACCAACCACAACGGAGACACCCACTGGACGTACATCACAGGCACCTACGACGGCGTGAGCGTCGGCGAGATCaatgctgtggtggagaggtgTCAGCCGGTGACTGACGCTGTTCCCTGCTCCCCTCCTCAGGACTGA